In one window of Pseudodesulfovibrio sediminis DNA:
- a CDS encoding flagellar hook protein FlgE, whose translation MSFSALYVGATGVVAHNENMQVVANNLANVSTNGYKKADMQFGTLMSQQLATGGAQYQSGSVSMSQIGKGVGISEIRTIFKEGSLANTNTATDLAITGEGFFGVYNTASSGSGSGPTNYTRAGAFRFDRDAYLVDASGYQLQGYAVDRETGEIATTVSAIQLPYEDLTIDGEDYRLVRSEPRATTSMEMVTNLDASGTDTFTSINNPFFAMHEAYDSSLSNASTPFGDTLPQYSSSILVYDEDGNGHDMTVYFDPVSSDTLSNAVPGYSYWEYLVAFPGTEDGSAAYGTSAAGLAGMGVLTFNDQGEMIGQAAFSLNETASGGGKSLGSWIPATFDEDGLPQVTATFGSNGSAIGDAQTISYDFGLNSGDASWVGSSAGTAASVGLNVNNLQEMSGMQRDARVTTSYDLPSSTMFHTQDGYAEGYLQNVSVDRDGFLNGHFTNGQEEQIYQLAIYRFNSPWGLRRSGNTNFVETAASGNAIEGTAGDRGRGVINQNTLEESNVDMAEEFAKMIITQRGFQANTKIITTADGLLNTAISTKR comes from the coding sequence ATGAGTTTTAGCGCATTGTATGTCGGGGCCACGGGTGTGGTCGCCCACAATGAAAATATGCAGGTCGTTGCCAACAACCTCGCCAATGTGAGTACCAACGGGTACAAAAAGGCGGATATGCAGTTTGGCACCCTCATGAGTCAACAGCTCGCAACGGGTGGCGCGCAGTACCAGTCCGGCAGTGTGTCCATGAGTCAGATCGGAAAGGGTGTCGGCATTTCCGAGATTCGGACGATCTTCAAAGAGGGCAGTCTGGCCAATACGAACACCGCCACTGATCTCGCCATCACGGGCGAAGGGTTCTTCGGGGTCTATAATACCGCGTCCTCCGGCAGTGGGTCCGGTCCCACCAACTACACGCGAGCCGGTGCGTTCCGTTTTGACCGCGATGCCTATCTGGTGGACGCCAGCGGGTATCAGTTGCAAGGGTATGCAGTGGACCGAGAGACCGGGGAGATCGCCACCACCGTGTCTGCCATCCAGTTGCCCTACGAGGACCTGACCATAGACGGCGAGGACTACCGGCTGGTCCGGTCGGAGCCGCGAGCCACCACATCCATGGAGATGGTCACCAACCTTGACGCCTCCGGTACGGACACGTTCACAAGCATCAACAATCCATTTTTCGCCATGCACGAGGCCTATGACTCCTCGCTGAGCAACGCCTCCACGCCTTTCGGAGACACGCTGCCGCAATATTCTTCCAGCATTCTTGTTTATGATGAAGATGGCAACGGGCACGACATGACAGTCTATTTTGATCCGGTCAGTTCGGACACGCTGTCCAATGCCGTGCCGGGCTATTCCTATTGGGAATATCTTGTCGCCTTCCCCGGAACCGAGGACGGGTCGGCTGCCTATGGCACCTCCGCCGCCGGGTTGGCCGGAATGGGCGTCCTGACATTCAATGATCAGGGCGAGATGATCGGGCAAGCGGCGTTTTCCCTTAATGAGACTGCCAGCGGCGGAGGCAAGAGCCTCGGGTCGTGGATACCCGCCACCTTTGACGAAGACGGCCTGCCGCAGGTGACAGCGACCTTTGGCAGTAATGGCTCGGCCATCGGCGACGCGCAGACCATATCCTATGATTTCGGCCTCAACTCAGGTGATGCCTCATGGGTCGGGTCCAGTGCGGGAACAGCCGCTTCGGTGGGGTTGAACGTGAACAACCTTCAGGAGATGAGCGGCATGCAGCGCGATGCGCGTGTGACCACCAGTTACGATCTGCCCTCGTCCACCATGTTTCATACCCAGGACGGCTACGCAGAAGGGTATCTGCAGAACGTCAGTGTGGACCGGGACGGCTTTCTCAACGGTCATTTTACCAATGGTCAGGAAGAGCAGATCTACCAGTTGGCCATATATCGGTTCAACAGCCCGTGGGGGCTGAGGCGTTCGGGCAATACCAACTTCGTGGAAACGGCCGCCTCAGGCAACGCCATCGAAGGAACGGCCGGGGATCGTGGCCGGGGTGTCATCAACCAGAACACCCTGGAGGAAAGCAACGTCGACATGGCCGAGGAATTTGCCAAGATGATCATTACCCAGCGCGGGTTCCAGGCCAATACCAAGATCATTACCACGGCGGACGGGCTGCTGAACACCGCCATTTCCACCAAGCGATAG
- a CDS encoding OmpH family outer membrane protein → MKRIIPLLTALALCLVLIAGCNQQEPGVKIGIVDEAAAFKDNQVAKKAMDYLKEVGTPLQTKAEAAYKAMQANQTEETVAAYKAAMGELQNTMNQEQQRVVALVEAKFNDVLNTYRSEKGLTVILSKQSVISMSDAVDITADIVAAMDAVDLEITPAAPAEEAVETPAEAPAETPAEAPAETPAEAPTDAE, encoded by the coding sequence ATGAAAAGAATCATCCCCTTGCTGACAGCTCTGGCTTTGTGCCTTGTCCTTATTGCCGGTTGCAACCAGCAGGAACCAGGCGTCAAGATCGGCATTGTGGACGAAGCTGCTGCTTTCAAGGACAACCAGGTTGCCAAGAAAGCCATGGACTATCTCAAGGAAGTAGGAACCCCGTTGCAGACCAAAGCCGAGGCAGCATACAAGGCCATGCAGGCTAATCAGACTGAAGAGACCGTGGCCGCATACAAAGCCGCCATGGGTGAACTGCAGAACACCATGAACCAGGAACAGCAGCGCGTTGTCGCTCTGGTCGAGGCCAAGTTCAATGATGTGCTGAACACCTACCGCTCCGAGAAAGGCCTGACCGTCATCCTGAGCAAGCAGTCCGTCATCTCCATGAGCGACGCTGTTGATATCACCGCCGACATCGTGGCCGCCATGGACGCTGTCGATCTGGAAATCACTCCCGCCGCACCGGCCGAAGAAGCAGTGGAAACACCTGCCGAAGCACCGGCCGAGACGCCGGCTGAAGCACCGGCCGAGACCCCTGCAGAAGCTCCGACCGACGCAGAATAA
- a CDS encoding Hpt domain-containing protein, translating into MSDNLFDKAEFLASLANDDELARDLLDAFLEDGPLRTGSIEAALEAGDALLVSKLAHSLKGMCGVVRSSDLSNLALSMELTARNGDLEKVRVQFAQFVQLIDEVYGLMHDYLEN; encoded by the coding sequence ATGTCTGACAATCTTTTTGACAAGGCCGAGTTTTTAGCGAGTCTGGCCAATGATGACGAGTTGGCTCGCGATCTTCTTGATGCCTTCCTTGAGGACGGACCGCTTCGAACCGGAAGCATAGAGGCCGCTCTTGAAGCCGGTGACGCCTTGTTGGTGTCCAAGTTGGCCCATTCCCTCAAGGGTATGTGCGGCGTCGTGCGCTCTTCCGATCTTTCAAATCTGGCGCTGAGCATGGAACTGACAGCGAGGAACGGGGACCTGGAAAAGGTGCGCGTTCAATTCGCTCAGTTCGTGCAGCTCATTGATGAGGTGTACGGCTTGATGCACGACTATCTTGAGAACTAA
- a CDS encoding 3D domain-containing protein gives MKILINYTLTPVLCAVLVIMAVVVVVKDQKIDDLTHKLVLVQKTAEARKELVEEARLLQKAVSTPVRDVTVTAYNPQTDQCDDDPLIAASMRKVRSGTIAVSRDLFNQGWVFGRKVRIEGYGIFEINDLMNKRFTKRIDIFMWDEGEARQFGSKSIKAALLEI, from the coding sequence ATGAAAATACTCATCAACTACACCCTCACTCCGGTCCTCTGTGCGGTCCTCGTGATCATGGCTGTGGTTGTGGTCGTCAAGGATCAGAAGATCGACGATCTCACGCATAAACTCGTGCTGGTCCAAAAGACCGCCGAGGCTCGCAAGGAACTGGTGGAAGAAGCCCGCCTGTTGCAAAAAGCCGTATCAACGCCAGTCCGTGACGTTACTGTCACCGCATACAACCCCCAGACCGACCAGTGTGACGATGATCCGCTCATCGCGGCATCCATGCGCAAGGTTCGCAGCGGCACCATCGCCGTATCACGCGATCTGTTCAACCAGGGCTGGGTTTTCGGACGCAAGGTCCGCATCGAAGGCTATGGCATCTTTGAAATCAACGACCTCATGAACAAGCGCTTTACCAAGCGCATCGATATCTTCATGTGGGACGAGGGCGAAGCGCGTCAGTTCGGCTCAAAGAGCATCAAGGCCGCACTCCTCGAAATATAA
- a CDS encoding nitroreductase family protein, with the protein MFADKTLCKRCGACQDECPFDLVVEDREGFPKLRLAAKKTCIACGHCVAVCPVSAITLPEMPVAEQLAPEHCLPLAKDLKISTEQAEQFLRGRRSIRSYKDKVVSEDELAHLMDVATFAPSAKNGQPARWIVTRTPLATRRLAGLTVEYMATNSVLPGVVRNWEKGIDKILHGAPHVAVAHAPEDGFNPAEDCSLAAAYLELAAHAHGIGACWAGFLMEVAEGCCAIREMLGIPEGHGVYAALMLGYPKYRYRRIPTRRDVEITWLD; encoded by the coding sequence ATGTTCGCAGACAAAACTCTCTGTAAACGGTGCGGCGCCTGTCAGGATGAATGCCCCTTTGACCTCGTTGTCGAGGACAGGGAAGGCTTTCCCAAGCTCCGGCTGGCGGCCAAGAAGACCTGCATCGCCTGCGGCCATTGCGTGGCCGTGTGCCCGGTGTCCGCCATTACGTTACCAGAGATGCCCGTGGCCGAACAGTTGGCCCCGGAGCACTGCCTGCCGCTGGCAAAGGATTTGAAGATATCCACTGAGCAGGCAGAGCAGTTTCTGCGCGGTCGTCGGTCCATCCGCTCCTACAAGGACAAGGTGGTGTCCGAGGATGAACTGGCCCACCTTATGGACGTTGCGACTTTTGCGCCCAGCGCCAAGAACGGCCAGCCCGCCCGTTGGATCGTCACTCGTACGCCTTTGGCCACGCGTCGGCTGGCAGGGTTGACCGTGGAATACATGGCCACCAACTCGGTCCTGCCCGGCGTGGTCAGGAACTGGGAAAAGGGCATCGACAAGATTCTGCACGGCGCACCGCATGTGGCCGTGGCCCACGCTCCCGAAGACGGCTTCAACCCGGCAGAGGACTGTTCCCTGGCAGCCGCCTATCTTGAACTGGCCGCCCATGCCCACGGCATCGGTGCCTGCTGGGCCGGGTTCCTCATGGAAGTGGCCGAAGGGTGTTGCGCCATCCGCGAGATGCTCGGCATCCCCGAAGGCCATGGCGTCTACGCCGCTCTCATGCTGGGCTATCCCAAATACCGGTACAGACGCATTCCCACCCGCAGGGATGTCGAAATCACCTGGCTGGATTAG
- a CDS encoding GGDEF domain-containing protein, with the protein MTRDNRSSRAEQTRYKTLYILSILGLTALLCVNFGVVYTLLITPPENPENMMRLVYLSMVAGFFILAAQALLMLKKVLANLGRDAEELEQLNTRLERLTIFDELTKAYNRSKFETVADRELGNVRRYGHQLSGIIFDVDDFKQINETHGYSAGDKLLANLAYFVDTKLRNNDFLFRWRGGKFVILAPHTEEDKAAMVAEKLRQLVGHKIFGGKIRFSISLGVAQAAPDDTADTFMQRLQTALAGAKNGGKNMVVIDRSDAPVT; encoded by the coding sequence ATGACACGAGACAACCGATCTTCACGTGCCGAACAGACACGGTATAAGACCCTATACATCCTGAGCATACTCGGGCTGACAGCGCTGTTGTGCGTCAACTTCGGCGTTGTCTACACCCTGCTCATCACCCCGCCTGAAAATCCTGAAAACATGATGCGCCTGGTCTACCTTTCCATGGTGGCGGGCTTCTTTATCCTGGCGGCCCAGGCGCTGCTGATGCTCAAGAAAGTCCTGGCCAATCTGGGCCGCGACGCAGAGGAGCTGGAACAACTCAACACCCGGCTTGAACGGCTGACCATTTTCGACGAGCTGACCAAGGCGTATAACCGCAGCAAGTTCGAGACAGTGGCGGATCGGGAGTTGGGCAATGTCCGCCGATACGGCCACCAGCTCTCCGGCATCATTTTCGACGTGGACGACTTCAAGCAGATCAACGAGACACACGGATACAGCGCCGGGGACAAACTGCTGGCCAACCTTGCCTATTTTGTTGACACGAAGTTGCGCAACAACGACTTCCTGTTTCGTTGGCGTGGCGGCAAATTCGTCATTCTCGCGCCGCACACGGAAGAAGACAAAGCCGCCATGGTAGCCGAGAAACTCCGCCAATTGGTCGGACACAAGATTTTCGGAGGCAAAATCCGTTTCTCCATCTCATTGGGGGTTGCCCAGGCCGCCCCAGACGATACGGCCGACACATTCATGCAGCGGCTCCAAACCGCCCTTGCCGGAGCAAAAAACGGGGGCAAGAACATGGTCGTGATCGACCGCTCTGACGCCCCGGTGACATGA